The following is a genomic window from Crossiella equi.
CGCCGAGGAGCTGACCGGGGCCATGGTCGGCGGCAGGTACACCAGCCAGCGCGGGTCCAGCGCGAACCGGCTCATCACCTCCAGCGCGGCGGCCGCGTGCTCGGCGGTCACCGTGACCCGGCCGTGCAGCCTGGTCTCGATGACCCGCTTGCCCGCCACGTCGGAGAGCTCCAGCAGGTGCGCCTCGCGCTCCGGCGGCGCGGGCGGGAGCAGCGGCCTGGTCGGCTCGTACCAGACCTTCTCCGAGGGCACCGAGACCACCTCGCGCTCCGGGTAGCGCAGCGCGGTGAGCCTGTTGCCGAACACCGCGCCGGTGTCCAGGCACATCGTGCCGTTGACCCACTCCACCTCCGGGACCGGCGTGTGGCCGTAGAGCACCATGGCCCGGCCCCGGTAGTCGTTGGCCCACGGGTAGCGCACCGGCAGGCCGTACTCGTCGGTCTCGCCGGTGGTGTCGCCGTAGAGCGCGAAGCCGCGCACCCGCCCGGAGGCGCGGCCGTGGAAGGCCTCGGGCAGACCGGCGTGCGCGACCACGAGCCTGCCGCCGTCCAGCACGTAGTGCGAGACCAGCGAGTAGCAGAACCGCTCGACCTCGCGGCGGAACTCCTCGGTCTCCGCGCCCAGCTGCTCCAGGGACTCGGCCAGGCCGTACCGCACGGTGACCTTGGCGCCGGAGAGCGCGCGGTGCAGCTTCTGCTCGTGGTTGCCGCACACCGACAGCGCGGTGCCCGCCCGCACCATGCCCATGGCCAGGCGCAGCACGCCCGGGGTGTCCGGGCCGCGGTCGACCAGGTCGCCGACGAAGACCGCGGTGCGGCCCTCCGGGTGGCTGGCGCCGGTCGCGCGGCCGAGCTCGTCGCGGTCGAGCACCCAGCCCAGCTCGGTGAGCAGCGACTCCAGCTCGCCGCGGCAGCCGTGCACGTCGCCGATCACGTCGAACGGGCCGGTCAGCTCGCTGCGGTCGTTGACCAGCGGCTCCACCACGATGCTCGCCGCGTCCACCTCGTCCTGGCTGTGCAGGACGTGCACGCGCTTGAGGCCCTCGCGGGCGAGGTGTTTGCGCGAGCGGCGCAGCTGCGAGGCCTGGCGGCCGATCACGTCCGCGCCGAACGCGCGGTCCGGCCGCTGGGCGTTGCGCGCGAGGCACACGCTCTCCGGCAGGTCCAGCACGATGGCCACCGGCAGCACGTGGTGCTCCCGGGCCAGCTTGATCAGGCTGGCCCGCGAGGCCTGCTGCACGTTGGTCGCGTCGACGACCGTGAGCAGCCCCGCCTTCAGCCGCAGGCCCGCCACGTGGTTCAGCGCGTCGAAGGCGGCCGCGGTGGCGCCCTGGTTGTTCCCGTCGTCGCTGACCAGGCCGCGGAAGAAGTCGCTGGAGAGCACCTGGGTGGGCTTGAAGTGCTTGGCGGCGAAGCTGGACTTGCCCGAGCCGGACACACCGATGAGCAGCACCAGGGACTTGTCGGGCAGGTTCAGGACGGTCATGCGGTCACCTCGGTGCGGCGGAACAGGGCGAACTGGGTCGGGGCACCGGCCTCGGGGTCCTCGGGGCCGATGGAGCGGAACTCCACGGCGTAGCCGTACCGCTCCGCCACCCCGTGCGCCCAGGACCGGAACTCGGCCCGGGTCCACTCGAAGCGGTGGTCGGTGTGCCGGAAGCCGCCCGGTGGCAGGCCCGGGAACAGCGGGTTGTACTCGACGTTCGGCGTGGTCACCAGCACCGCGCCGGGCTTGGCCGCACCGAAGACGGCGTGCGCCAGCGCGGGCAGCCGCGGCGGGTCGACGTGCTCGACGACCTCCATCAGCACGGCCGCGTCGAAGCCGCGCACGTCCGGGTCGAGATAGGTCAGCGCGGACTGCTTGAGCCGCACCCGCGCCGCCACCTGCTCGGGCACTCGGTCCAGGTGCAGGCGGTACTCCGCGCTGGCCAGGGCGCGCGCGGACACGTCCACACCCAGGATCCGGGTGAACCGCGGGTCCTGGAACAGCTCGCGCAGCAGCGCGCCGCTGCCGCAGCCCAGGTCCACCACCTCTCGCGCGTGCAGCTCGTGCAGCGCGGCCAGGACGGCGGCGCGCCGGGCCGCCGACAGCGACTCCCGGGCCGGGGTCTCGGTGACCGCGGCCTCGGCCAGCGCGCTGTCCAGCTCCTCGGCACCGGTGTCCTCGGCCTCGGCCAGGCGGGTCAGCGCGGACTCCACCAGCGGACGGCGGTGCTTCAGGTAGCGGCGGCTGACCAGCTCGCGCTCCGGGTGCCCGGCCAGCCAGTCCCCGCCCGCCCGCAGCAGCTTGTCCACCTCGTCCTCGGCCACCCAGTAGTGCTTGGCGTTGTCCAGCACCGGGAGCAGCACGTAGAGGTGGTTGAGGGCGTCGGCCAGCCGCAGCGTGCCGGTCAGGCGCAGGTCCACGTACGGCGAGTCACCCCAGCCCGGCATCGGCACCGGGGTTGCCTCGACGGTCCAGCCCAGGGGCGCGAACAGCCGCTCGACCAGGTCCGGCCCACCGTGGCAGGGCACCGCGGGCAGGTGCACGGCCAGCGGGATCGGCGTGGCGGCCAGCTCCGGCTTGGCCTCGCAGCGGCCGCCCAGCGCGGTGCGGAACACCTTGCCCAGGGCCACCGCCAGCATCGAGGAGGCCACGTACGGCCGGTCGTTGACGTAGCGGCCGAGGCTGAACGCGGTGTTGTCCCGGCCACGCCGCACCAGCTCGACCGGGTCCAGCTCCAGCAGCAGCGCGACCGTGGTCTCCGCTGGCTCCGCCACGGGGTAGAAGACGTGGGCGGACCCGGCCGCGACCGCGAAGGTCTGCACGCGGCCGGGATGCTTGTGCAGCAGGAAGCCGAGATCGGTCGCTGGCTGGTGGGACGTGGTCAGGGTGAGCAGCACGAAGAGGCAGTATTCCCGTCCGCGCTGTTCAGCGCCTGTGGTTTAGCCGCCCGGACCACGCCTGCTGAAGGAGATGGGTATCGGGCGGCTGGCCGGGCCCGCCCCGGTCGGCTACTCGGCGTCGCGGATCGCCGACTCCAGCACGTCCAGGCCCTCGGCCAGCAGGTCCTCGCCGATCACCAGCGGCGGCAGCAGGCGCACCACGTTGCCGTAGGTGCCGCAGGTCAGCACGATCACGCCGTTCGCGTGGCAGTTGGCCGCGACCCGCTTGGCCAGGTCGGCGTCCGGGGTCTTGTCCGCGCCGACGAACTCGACCGCGAGCATCGCGCCCCGGCCCCGCACCTCGCCGATCGACGGGGTGGTCGCGGCCAGCGCGCGCAGCCGTCCGCCCGCCTGGTCCTCGATCCGGCGGGCGGCCGAGAGCAGGTCCAGCTCGCGCATCCGGTCGATCGTGGCCAGGGCGGCGGCGCAGGCCAGCGGGTTGCCGCCGTAGGTGCCGCCCAGGCCGCCCGGGTGCACCGCGGACATGATCTCCGCGCGGCCGGTGACCGCGGCCAGCGGCATACCGCCCGCGATGCCCTTGGCCGTGGTGACCAGGTCCGGGACCACGCCCTCCCGGTTGACCGCGAACCAGTCGCCGGTGCGGCAGAAGCCGGTCTGGATCTCGTCGGCGATGAACACCGCGCCGTTGGCCGTGCTCCACGTGCTCAGCGCGGGCAGGAAGCCCTCGGCCGGGACGACGAAACCGCCCTCGCCCTGGATGGGCTCGATCAGCACCGCGGCCACGTTCGAGGCGCCGACCTGCGCCTCGATCGTCTCGATCGCGCGCTGGGCCGCCTCCTGACCGGACAGGCCGTCGCGGTACGGGTAGGACATCGGCACCCGGTACACCTCGGGCGCGAACGGCCCGAAGCCCTGCTTGTACGGCATGTTCTTCGCGGTCAGCGCCATGGTGAGGTTGGTGCGGCCGTGGTAGGCGTGGTCGAAGACCACCACCGCCTGCCGCCCGGTGGCACAGCGGGCGATCTTGACCGCGTTCTCCACCGCCTCCGCGCCGGTGTTGAGCAGCGCCGAGCGCTTCTCGAAGTCACCGGGCAGCAGCGCGTTGAGCTCCTCGCACACCCGCACGTAGCTCTCGTACGGGTTGACCATCGCGCAGGTGTGCGTGAACTTCGCGGCCTGCTCCGCGATCGCGGCCGCGACCACCGGATCGGCGTTGCCCACGCCGGTGACCGCGATGCCCGAGGCCAGGTCGATCAGCGAGTTGCCGTCGACATCGACCAGCACCCCACCGCGGGCCTCCGCGGCGAAGGCGGGCACGGTCACGCCGATGCCGGGGGCGACCGCGCGTTCCTTGCGGGCCAGCAGGTCCGAGGACCTGGGGCCGGGCAGCGCGGTCACCAGCGAACGCTTCTGGGGCGGGGTCATGACAGGACGCTCCTCGACTGTCGTTGGCGCACAAGGGAAACCACCAGGACCACGGCCGCCACGCCGAGGCTTACCAGCAGCTGCGGGCGGGCGGCGGGGTCGAACAGCATGCCGAGCAGCAGCGCGCCCATGGCGGCGATGCTCAGCCAGGTCAGGTACGGGAAGGCCCACATGCGCAGGGTCAGCAGCTCCGGCGACTCGCGCTCCAGCCGCCTGCGCAGGCGCAGCTGGGACACCGCGATCACCAGCCACACCAGCACCGCGATCGCGCCGGAGGAGTTGACCAGGAAGGTGAACACGTCCTGCGGGGCGAAGTAGTTCAGCGCCACGGTGGCGAAGCCGACGACGGTGGAGACCAGCACCGCGTTGCGCGGTGAACCGCCCTTGCCGAGCTTCCGCCAGGACTTCGGCGCCTCACCGCGCCCGGCCAGCGAGAAGGCCATCCGGGAGGCGGTGTACAGGCCGGAGTTCAGGCAGGACAGCACCGAGGTCAGCACGATCACGTCCATCACGGTGGCCGCCCCGGGCAGGCCGAGCCGTTCCAGCACCGCCACGTACGGGCTGCGCGCCACGCTCGCGTCGTCGTGGGGCAGCAGCGTGACCACCACCGCGATCGAGCCCAGGTAGAACACCAGGATCCGCCACACCACCGAGCGCACGGCCAGCCGCACCGAGCGCGCCGGGTCGGCCGACTCCCCGGCCGCGATGGTGGCGATCTCGGCGCCGAAGAAGGAGAAGACCACCACGAGCATCGCGGAGAACACCGGGCCGCCGCCGTTCGGGAAGAACCCGCCGTGGCCGACCAGGTTGGCGGTACCGGGTGAGTCCACCCCGGGCAGCGTGCCCGCGATCGCGGCCACGCCCAGCAGCAGGAACACCGTGATCGCGGCGACCTTGATCGAGGCGAACCAGAACTCGAACTCGCCGTAGGAGCGCACCGAGAACAGGTTCGTGGCGGTGAGCAGCACCATGAGCACCAGCGCCCAGGTCCACTGCGGCAGCACCGGCAGCCAGCGGTGCACGATGGCCGCGCCCGCGGTGGCCTCGATGCCCACCGTGACCACCCAGAACCACCAGTACAGCCAGCCGATGGAGAACCCGGCCCAGCGCCCGATCGCGCGGTCGGCGTAGCTGGAGAACGAGCCGGTCTCCGGGGTGGCCGCGGACATCTCGCCGAGCATGCGCATGACCAGCACGACCAGCGCGCCCGCCACCGCGTAGGAGATGAGCACGGCCGGTCCGGCGGCGGCGATGGCCGCACCCGAGCCCACGAACAAGCCCGCGCCGATCACCCCGGCGATGGCGATCATCGACAGGTGCCGCTGCTGGAGGGTGTGCGCCAGTCCGCTCATGGGACCTGAGTGTGGGTGCGGCCACAGTCGGCGTGAAGTGGACGGACTGGCTAGGTTCGACGGGCAACCACTCCAGTCTGTAGGGGTACCGATGCCGCTGACACTGCGCGACCTGCTGGCCCAGCCCGAGCTGGACCTGCGGCTGCTCGCGGGTGAGGCCGGGCTGGACCGGCCACTGCCGTGGGCGCACGTGAGCGAGCTGACCGACCCGACCCCGTTCCTGGAGGGTGGCGAGCTGCTGCTCACCACCGGGATGGCCCTGCCCCGCCGCGTGGCCGAGCGGGAGTCCTATGTGGACAGACTCGCCAGTGCGGGCGCGGCCGGGCTCGCCTTCGGCACCGGGCTCAGCCACGCCCGCGTGCCCGCCGCGGTGGTGGCCGCCGCCAAGGCACGCGACTTCCCGCTGCTCGAGGTGCCGATGGCCACCCCGTTCCTCGCGGTCACCCGGGCGGTGACCAGGGCGGTCGCCGCCGACTCCTACGCCGAGGCCACCCGGGTGAGCACCGCGTTGCAGACCCTGGCCGGGGTCGCCACCGGGGTGGACGGGCTCGGCGCGGTGGTCCGGCGGCTGGCCCGGGAGCTGGACGCCTGGGTGCTGCTGCTGGACCTCGCTGGCCAGCCGTTGCGGGCGGCCCCGGCCAGTGCGCGGCAGTTCGACCCGGCGGAGCTGCTGGCACGGCTGCGCGCGGCCGGTACGCCCTCGGCGATGACCGTGCAGGACGGGCCGCGGCGGGTCACCGCACAGTCCCTGGGCGCCGGGCGGCGCACGCGCGGCTACCTGCTGGTCGGCGGCAGCCGCCCGTGGACGGTCGCGCAGCGGCACCTGCTCGGCGCGGCGGCCTCGCTGCTCGCGCTGGCCCTGGAGCGCACCGGGGCGGTGGACGCGGCCGCCCGCGCCCTGCGCACCGGCCTGTTCACGCTGCTCCTGGCCGGGCAGCGCGAGCTGGTCCAGGACGTGGCGCGCCCGCTCTGGGGCGCGCTGCCCGCGCTGCCGCTGCACGTGCTGGCCTGCACCGGGCCGCGCTCGGCCCGGGCCGCCGCGGTGGACCTGCTGGCCGCCTCCGCGCAGCCGTGCTTCCACGCCGAGGTCGCGGACAGCCTGTTCGTACTCGCTGAACCGGGTGAACTCCTCGCCTGGTGCGGAAACCTGCCAGCCCGCCTGCCCGGACTGTGCGTGGGGGTGTCCGAACTGGTCAGCGACCTGGCGGAGGGACAGCGGCAGGCACTGGCCGCCGTCGAGGCCGCCCGCCGGGGCCCGCGTCCGGTGCTGCGCTTCGAGGACCTGGCCGGGCCCGGTCTGCTGGCCCTGGTCGATCCCGCCCGAGGTCAGGCCTTCGCGGAGTCGGCTCTCGCGCCGCTGGCCGGGCAGCGTGGCGATTTGCTGACCTCGTTGCGGGTATGGCTGAGCCACCATGGACAGTGGGACCCGGCAGCACAACAGCTCGGTGTCCATCGCCACACCTTGCGTAACCGAATGCGCAGGTCCGCCGATCTGTTGGGAGTGGACCTGGACTCCGCCGGGGTCCGCGCCGAGCTGTGGCTGGCCCTGCACCTGCACCGGCCGCACGACTGACGACGACTGGGAGACGCCCTCATGCCGAACCGCCTCGCCGCGGCGACCAGTCCGTACCTGCTCCAGCACGCCGACAACCCGGTGGACTGGTGGCCCTGGTGCGACGAGGCCTTCGAGGAGGCGCGGCGCCGCGACGTCCCGGTCCTGCTGTCGGTCGGCTACGCCGCCTGCCACTGGTGCCACGTGATGGCGCACGAGTCGTTCGAGGACCCGGTGGTAGCCCAGGTGATGAACGACGGCTTCGTCAACGTCAAGGTCGACCGCGAGGAGCGGCCGGACGTGGACGCGGTCTACATGGAGGCCACCCAGGCGATGACCGGGCACGGCGGCTGGCCGATGACGGTTTTCCTCACCCCGGAGGGCGAGCCGTTCCACTGCGGCACCTACTACCCGCCCACGCCGCGGTCCGGGCTGCCGAGCTTCGCGCAGCTGCTCGGCGCGGTGGTCGAGGCCTGGCAGGAGCGCGGGGACGAGGTGCGCGAGGCGGCGCGCTCGGTCGTCGCGCAGCTGACCGAGTCCGCCAGACCGCTGCCTCAGTCCACTGTGGACAAAGACGTGCTGGTGCACGCGCTGGGCGTGCTGGCGCAGGAGTACGACCAGGTCAACGCCGGTTTTGGCGGGGCGCCGAAGTTCCCGCCGTCGATGGTGCTGGAGTTCCTGCTGCGCCACCACGAGCGCACCCGGTCCCCGCAGGCGCTGGCGCTGGCCGAGCGCACGTGCGAGGCGATGGCCCGGGGCGGCCTGTACGACCAGCTGGGCGGCGGGTTCGCGCGGTACAGCGTGGACGCGGCCTGGGTGGTGCCGCACTTCGAGAAGATGCTCTACGACAACGCGCTGCTGCTGCGGGTGTACACGCACCTGGCGCGGCGCACCGGCTCCGCGCTGGCCCGGCGGGTGGCCGTGGAGACCGCGGAGTTCCTGCTCACCGACCTGCACACGCTGCAAGGCGGGTTCGCTGCCTCGCTGGACGCCGACACCGACGGCGTGGAGGGCCTGACCTACGCCTGGACCCCGGCACAGCTGACCGAGGTGCTGGGCGAGGAGGACGGCGCCTGGGCGGCGGAGCTGCTGCGCGTCACGCCGGAGGGCACGTTCGAGCACGGCTCGTCCACGCTCCAGCTGCCCGTCGACCCCAAGGACACCGGCCGCTGGCAGCGGGTCCGGGCCGCCCTGGTGGCCGCGCGCGCCCAGCGCCCGCAGCCGGGCCGGGACGACAAGGTGGTCACCGCGTGGAACGGCCTGGCCATCGCGGCGCTGGCCGAGGGCGGGGCCTACTTCGACCGCCCGCAGTGGATCGACGCGGCCGTCTTCGCCGCCGACCTGCTGCTGGGCACGCACCTGGTCGACGGCCGCCTGCGCCGCAGCTCCCGCGAGGGCACCGCGGGTGACGCGGTCGGCGTGCTGGAGGACTACGCGAACACCGCCGAGGCCTTCCTGGTGCTGCACCAGGTCACCGGCCGGTCCAGCTGGCTGGAGCACGCCATCGGGCTGCTGGACACCGCGCTGGCCCAGTTCGCCGACCCGGACAACCCGGGGGTCTTCTTCGACACCGCGGCGGATGCGGAGAAGCTGGTCCGCCGCCCGAGCGACGTCTCCGACAACGCCACCCCGAGCGGCGCGGCGGCCCTGGCCGGTGCCCTGCTGACGGCCTCGGTGCTGGCGGGCCACGACCGCACGGCCACCTACCGCGAGGCGGCCGAGTCCGCGTTGAGCCGGGCCGGTGTCCTGGCCGCCCGGGCCCCCCGGTTCGCGGGCTGGTGGCTGGCCGTGGCCGAGGCGGTCCAGCACGGCCCGGTCCAGGTCGCGGTGGTCAGCGCGGGCGCGGACAACCGGCGCTGGGAGCTGGTGGCCGCCGCCCGCGCGGCCCTGCCCGCGGGCGCCGTCCTGATCGGCGGCGAACCCGACGAGCCCGGCATCCCGCTGCTCGCCTCGCGGCCCCTGGTCGACGGCACCGCCGCCGGGTACGTGTGCCGGGGGTACGTGTGCGAGCGGCCGGTGAAGTCCGTGCTGGAGCTGACCGACGCGATCCGGCGGGCCACGCGGGACTGAGGTTGGTCCGCCTGGCCCCCGGGTAGCCGAGAGCCGTGCGGGTGCTGGCCGAGGTCCTGCTGGTCTGCGTCGCGATCGCGGCGCTGCTGGTGGTCGCGTCCGTGCTGTGGCGGCCTTCCGCCTGCGCGACCTGCCCCGGGCCTTGGCGGAGGCCGGTCTGGACGGCCACGACGTGTTCCTGGCCCTCGGCGCGGCCCTGCTCGGCAACCTCCTCGGCACCGTGCTGTTCGTCCGCCCCGTCGAGCTGGCCGGGGCCTTCCTGGGCTGCTTCCCGCTCGCGCTGTGCGCGGTGTTCGTCCGCCACCGACTGCGCACCGGCCGGTGGCGGCTCGTGCTGCTCGGCCTCGTCCCCGCCGC
Proteins encoded in this region:
- a CDS encoding 3' terminal RNA ribose 2'-O-methyltransferase Hen1; this encodes MLLTLTTSHQPATDLGFLLHKHPGRVQTFAVAAGSAHVFYPVAEPAETTVALLLELDPVELVRRGRDNTAFSLGRYVNDRPYVASSMLAVALGKVFRTALGGRCEAKPELAATPIPLAVHLPAVPCHGGPDLVERLFAPLGWTVEATPVPMPGWGDSPYVDLRLTGTLRLADALNHLYVLLPVLDNAKHYWVAEDEVDKLLRAGGDWLAGHPERELVSRRYLKHRRPLVESALTRLAEAEDTGAEELDSALAEAAVTETPARESLSAARRAAVLAALHELHAREVVDLGCGSGALLRELFQDPRFTRILGVDVSARALASAEYRLHLDRVPEQVAARVRLKQSALTYLDPDVRGFDAAVLMEVVEHVDPPRLPALAHAVFGAAKPGAVLVTTPNVEYNPLFPGLPPGGFRHTDHRFEWTRAEFRSWAHGVAERYGYAVEFRSIGPEDPEAGAPTQFALFRRTEVTA
- a CDS encoding polynucleotide kinase-phosphatase yields the protein MTVLNLPDKSLVLLIGVSGSGKSSFAAKHFKPTQVLSSDFFRGLVSDDGNNQGATAAAFDALNHVAGLRLKAGLLTVVDATNVQQASRASLIKLAREHHVLPVAIVLDLPESVCLARNAQRPDRAFGADVIGRQASQLRRSRKHLAREGLKRVHVLHSQDEVDAASIVVEPLVNDRSELTGPFDVIGDVHGCRGELESLLTELGWVLDRDELGRATGASHPEGRTAVFVGDLVDRGPDTPGVLRLAMGMVRAGTALSVCGNHEQKLHRALSGAKVTVRYGLAESLEQLGAETEEFRREVERFCYSLVSHYVLDGGRLVVAHAGLPEAFHGRASGRVRGFALYGDTTGETDEYGLPVRYPWANDYRGRAMVLYGHTPVPEVEWVNGTMCLDTGAVFGNRLTALRYPEREVVSVPSEKVWYEPTRPLLPPAPPEREAHLLELSDVAGKRVIETRLHGRVTVTAEHAAAALEVMSRFALDPRWLVYLPPTMAPVSSSALPDLLEHPAEAFTAYGNEGVRELLCEEKHMGSRAVLLVCRDSETALARFGVAGPGAVHTRTGRAFFGDERDGQLLDLVREAVTEAGLWRELDTGWLLLDAELLPWSAKAAGLIREQYAAVGAAAAASLPVAADVLRAAAGRGLEVAELLARTESRAANAAAFTRAHQRYCWPVDGLAGVRLAVFQVLASEGANHAGKPHAWHLGLADKMIASAPGLFTRTRNVLVDLEDPASVEHAVRWWEQLTAEGGEGMVVKPAANVSRGKRGLVQPGLKVRGREYLRLVYGPDYTEPASLAQVRKRKVSGKRSLALREYALGVEGLDRLAAGEPMWRVHECVFAVLALESEPVDPRL
- a CDS encoding amino acid permease is translated as MSGLAHTLQQRHLSMIAIAGVIGAGLFVGSGAAIAAAGPAVLISYAVAGALVVLVMRMLGEMSAATPETGSFSSYADRAIGRWAGFSIGWLYWWFWVVTVGIEATAGAAIVHRWLPVLPQWTWALVLMVLLTATNLFSVRSYGEFEFWFASIKVAAITVFLLLGVAAIAGTLPGVDSPGTANLVGHGGFFPNGGGPVFSAMLVVVFSFFGAEIATIAAGESADPARSVRLAVRSVVWRILVFYLGSIAVVVTLLPHDDASVARSPYVAVLERLGLPGAATVMDVIVLTSVLSCLNSGLYTASRMAFSLAGRGEAPKSWRKLGKGGSPRNAVLVSTVVGFATVALNYFAPQDVFTFLVNSSGAIAVLVWLVIAVSQLRLRRRLERESPELLTLRMWAFPYLTWLSIAAMGALLLGMLFDPAARPQLLVSLGVAAVVLVVSLVRQRQSRSVLS
- the gabT gene encoding 4-aminobutyrate--2-oxoglutarate transaminase, which produces MTPPQKRSLVTALPGPRSSDLLARKERAVAPGIGVTVPAFAAEARGGVLVDVDGNSLIDLASGIAVTGVGNADPVVAAAIAEQAAKFTHTCAMVNPYESYVRVCEELNALLPGDFEKRSALLNTGAEAVENAVKIARCATGRQAVVVFDHAYHGRTNLTMALTAKNMPYKQGFGPFAPEVYRVPMSYPYRDGLSGQEAAQRAIETIEAQVGASNVAAVLIEPIQGEGGFVVPAEGFLPALSTWSTANGAVFIADEIQTGFCRTGDWFAVNREGVVPDLVTTAKGIAGGMPLAAVTGRAEIMSAVHPGGLGGTYGGNPLACAAALATIDRMRELDLLSAARRIEDQAGGRLRALAATTPSIGEVRGRGAMLAVEFVGADKTPDADLAKRVAANCHANGVIVLTCGTYGNVVRLLPPLVIGEDLLAEGLDVLESAIRDAE
- a CDS encoding thioredoxin domain-containing protein, giving the protein MPNRLAAATSPYLLQHADNPVDWWPWCDEAFEEARRRDVPVLLSVGYAACHWCHVMAHESFEDPVVAQVMNDGFVNVKVDREERPDVDAVYMEATQAMTGHGGWPMTVFLTPEGEPFHCGTYYPPTPRSGLPSFAQLLGAVVEAWQERGDEVREAARSVVAQLTESARPLPQSTVDKDVLVHALGVLAQEYDQVNAGFGGAPKFPPSMVLEFLLRHHERTRSPQALALAERTCEAMARGGLYDQLGGGFARYSVDAAWVVPHFEKMLYDNALLLRVYTHLARRTGSALARRVAVETAEFLLTDLHTLQGGFAASLDADTDGVEGLTYAWTPAQLTEVLGEEDGAWAAELLRVTPEGTFEHGSSTLQLPVDPKDTGRWQRVRAALVAARAQRPQPGRDDKVVTAWNGLAIAALAEGGAYFDRPQWIDAAVFAADLLLGTHLVDGRLRRSSREGTAGDAVGVLEDYANTAEAFLVLHQVTGRSSWLEHAIGLLDTALAQFADPDNPGVFFDTAADAEKLVRRPSDVSDNATPSGAAALAGALLTASVLAGHDRTATYREAAESALSRAGVLAARAPRFAGWWLAVAEAVQHGPVQVAVVSAGADNRRWELVAAARAALPAGAVLIGGEPDEPGIPLLASRPLVDGTAAGYVCRGYVCERPVKSVLELTDAIRRATRD
- a CDS encoding PucR family transcriptional regulator, giving the protein MPLTLRDLLAQPELDLRLLAGEAGLDRPLPWAHVSELTDPTPFLEGGELLLTTGMALPRRVAERESYVDRLASAGAAGLAFGTGLSHARVPAAVVAAAKARDFPLLEVPMATPFLAVTRAVTRAVAADSYAEATRVSTALQTLAGVATGVDGLGAVVRRLARELDAWVLLLDLAGQPLRAAPASARQFDPAELLARLRAAGTPSAMTVQDGPRRVTAQSLGAGRRTRGYLLVGGSRPWTVAQRHLLGAAASLLALALERTGAVDAAARALRTGLFTLLLAGQRELVQDVARPLWGALPALPLHVLACTGPRSARAAAVDLLAASAQPCFHAEVADSLFVLAEPGELLAWCGNLPARLPGLCVGVSELVSDLAEGQRQALAAVEAARRGPRPVLRFEDLAGPGLLALVDPARGQAFAESALAPLAGQRGDLLTSLRVWLSHHGQWDPAAQQLGVHRHTLRNRMRRSADLLGVDLDSAGVRAELWLALHLHRPHD